The genomic interval ACACCCAGCTCACcgcaggggtgggggtggcctGGAGCACTCGGCGGCACGCGGGGGGCCACGTCTTCCCTCGGTGACACAGGCACACCTGGAAGCGGGCAGGGCTGGGCGAGAAGAAGGCCACCCGGAGGTGGCCCGGAGCGGGTGCCAGCTGGACGGTCATCTTCCAGGCTgcggggggcaggggtgaggccCAGCACGCCACCCCACAAGTGACCAGCACCCTGTCGTCTTGCCCCCCGGACCAAGAGGCATTTACACAAGCAAAGAAAAGGGCCTTCTTTGCTGCGGCCACCCTGCGAAGGCCCCAGCCGGCCTCCCTCCCGCCCCGCGGAGGGCTCACCTGGGAAGCGCGGCTGCTCAAAAGGGCACCTCACCGGGAAGCCCAGGCTCGTGGAGAACTGCAGGGAGGCCGAGGGATGGGGTGTGGCCGTGTGTGCAGGGACGGGGGGCCCGGGACAGGCGGGCCTCCTTCGTGGCCCTCTGGGACCGGTTACActacccccgccccgcccccgtcgGACCAGGAGGGGTTCAGAGGGGCCACTGAGTAGCTGGGCCCCAGGGCTGGGCAAGGCACAGGGGGACATGTGGCTGCGGGCCCCTTGCCCCAATGCCCGGGGCCCCTCCCCTGGCTCCTCGgccccctccccaagccctggTAGTGCACGAGGCGGGCTGCGGACCGGCCCACTCACCTtcaggcagagctggggctgggtgTCCACAAGAGGGTACTGCACCTGAGGGGCGCTCACGTCAGGGCCCTGgccgcccacccccgccccatcccTGCTGGGGGGCACTCACCCTGCTGTGTGCGGGCCGGCCGGAGTGCTCCAGCTCCAGGCACTGGGGCCCTGGCCCTGGGCGCCAGCACAGACTCACACGGCCACTCATGGGACAGGCAGGCTCCCAACTCAGCGCCCGGCTCCCCGGGTGGTAGCGGACGGCGTCCCACAGGGTCTCCGTGTCTGCAGGGACCCTCCCCCAGGGCTGGCGTCAGCTGGCGCTACCCCAGCTGCCAATGGGCCACGGGACTGAGCACCTGCTAGAGTAACCATCGGGCTGGGTCCAGGACTCAGGTGCCTTCTCTCAGGGTCTCTGGGCCCTGGCccgagtctgtgtgtgtgtgctgtgtcgCTGAGCAGAGCCAAGAGCACCCCGCACCCCTCCGGGAGCCCCTCCCGGCAGCCTTGGCTCTTCCAGGTGGCCTGGCTGTGACACGTGCGTGCTTGTGCACCGGCTGACACGCGCTCTCGTGCACGCTCACGTCCACGCACAGGCTCTGCCACCTTGGACGGCTTGCCTGGAACACACTTTTGGCTGCCTGCTGTCCGAAGCAGGCTCAAGGGCTGAGGCTGGGCCTGCCCCCCGTCTCACCCCCCCTCGAGTCAGCCATCCCAGCTGGACAGGCCAGCCCCTACCCTGCTGGGCACCTCTGACCCGCCCATCTCCCACCCTTCTCTCCTCgcttccccctcctttcccctggcACCATAGGGCACTTGCCATCTTTGAAGGGGCAGGTCTGGATCCGCACGGCGTCAGGCGTCGCAGGCCAGCCCTGCGGGAAGGACTGGGGTCAGCGCAGGGTCTGCCCATCCTTTTGTCCACTCCCAGCTGGGCTGTCAAGGCCACATCCTTACTGACCTCAAGGCACAGGCACGACAACTCTTGCTTGTAGGGCAGAGAGACCCTCTGGGAGACCCTGTTCGCTGTCACCTGCAGGGGAGTGAAGGCACCGTGGGCGGGCGGCAAGGGAGGACCAGAGGTGTGGGCGGGGCATGGGCGGGGCCTGGGCCAGCATGGGCGGGGTTGGGgccagggggcggggccggggctggggctcACTCGCACCGGGGCGCCCACGTCCTCGCAGGTGAACCACTTGAGGCAGAGCCGCACGTAGTAGTCGGGGCCCCCTGACTCTGGCACCTGTACCAGAACGACCTTGCGGCTGCGGTCCACCCAGTAGGAGAGCTTCCCAGCTGTAGGAGGGCAGCAGGTGAGGTCACGCTGGGGCCAGAGGTCACCAGGCACAGGACTTCACCTGTGCTGACAGCCTCCAAGTGGTGACCCCTGCCAGACCCAGGCATTTTGGGAGTCGCCCACCTGAGGACCCATCATGATTTCCCGAGTGGGGAGGGCAGAAGATCCCAGTGGGAGGCCCGTGGGTGCCTGCCACCACCTGAGAGTCTTCCCAGGAGCGATGGGGCCCAGGTCCCACCTGGGGAGGGGGCCTCACCAAAGCAGTCGGGCACGTTCCTCGCCACGTCCTCGTCTGCGCAGTCTGCGAATGACAGAGGCAGCGTTGGGCCCAGCCCGCTCTGCACCAGGGGCTGCCCCCGACCTGGGCCTCTGCCCGTGTGGTTTCCAGGAGGCCTTCCTCTCCAGGGAAACGGAGACGGAGACGCTGAATTAAGCCAAATGCACGTGCTGGGAGCTGACCAGCGTGgggccctgccccctgccctgggtGAGTCCCGCCCTGAATCAGCCCCTGGAAGCTGGACGGCAGCTGTGCCCATGCTGGCCCACCTTCCACATGGTACCGCTGGCCCAGCTGGACCCCGCAGAAGTGGGGGACAGTCCTCAGGGTGACGTAGAGGCTCTGGGCCACGCTCACCTCAAAGCAGTCAAAGTGCACCTGGAGCTGCGTAGGGACGGGTGTGAGCTGGTGGAGCTGGGGCCTCTGTCCGCCCACCCCTGGCCAGGCCAGTTCCACCCCGCACAGTTGGAACCCAGGGtctggggcagaggaggaggggccCCCATTCCTTGGGCCTTGGGTGGCAGAGC from Balaenoptera ricei isolate mBalRic1 chromosome 10, mBalRic1.hap2, whole genome shotgun sequence carries:
- the IL17REL gene encoding putative interleukin-17 receptor E-like isoform X4, with protein sequence MLAGRALALLSLTWSAYQSLAVPRVAECGLSCSQGFTCKSRINRNIFNSFCREPPTSMSGSVLEALTLSTAMKCAPPDGCSLLLRVNASLTLREGLRGLEACSMSLDTQETQCQSVRVPRASRRLQVGQQLQVHFDCFEVSVAQSLYVTLRTVPHFCGVQLGQRYHVEDCADEDVARNVPDCFAGKLSYWVDRSRKVVLVQVPESGGPDYYVRLCLKWFTCEDVGAPVRVTANRVSQRVSLPYKQELSCLCLEGWPATPDAVRIQTCPFKDDTETLWDAVRYHPGSRALSWEPACPMSGRVSLCWRPGPGPQCLELEHSGRPAHSRVQYPLVDTQPQLCLKFSTSLGFPVRCPFEQPRFPAWKMTVQLAPAPGHLRVAFFSPSPARFQVCLCHRGKTWPPACRRVLQATPTPAVSWGDPAEDPAVAFVDIPGDQACAPGTCIQGRRTDVQFSAPQQLCDLQCGQGSPSSWPAGSALPGPSCRLTRTTGPRLPSCVWSHLHETTVHPGPALDVSCAASANASLPPGPGWAVPPPAGHRPPGLLLIPPSTGPAAPSRLGGRAKPAWPLAQ
- the IL17REL gene encoding putative interleukin-17 receptor E-like isoform X2 gives rise to the protein MSGSVLEALTLSTAMKCAPPDGCSLLLRVNASLTLREGLRGLEACSMSLDTQETQCQSVRVPRASRRLQVGQQLQVHFDCFEVSVAQSLYVTLRTVPHFCGVQLGQRYHVEDCADEDVARNVPDCFAGKLSYWVDRSRKVVLVQVPESGGPDYYVRLCLKWFTCEDVGAPVRVTANRVSQRVSLPYKQELSCLCLEGWPATPDAVRIQTCPFKDDTETLWDAVRYHPGSRALSWEPACPMSGRVSLCWRPGPGPQCLELEHSGRPAHSRVQYPLVDTQPQLCLKFSTSLGFPVRCPFEQPRFPAWKMTVQLAPAPGHLRVAFFSPSPARFQVCLCHRGKTWPPACRRVLQATPTPAGDPAEDPAVAFVDIPGDQACAPGTCIQGRRTDVQFSAPQQLCDLQCGQGSPSSWPAGSALPGPSCRLTRTTGPRLPSCVWSHLHETTVHPGPALDVSCAASANASLPPGPGWAVPPPAGHRPPGLLLIPPSTGPAAPSRLGGRAKPAWPLAQ
- the IL17REL gene encoding putative interleukin-17 receptor E-like isoform X1, with product MSGSVLEALTLSTAMKCAPPDGCSLLLRVNASLTLREGLRGLEACSMSLDTQETQCQSVRVPRASRRLQVGQQLQVHFDCFEVSVAQSLYVTLRTVPHFCGVQLGQRYHVEDCADEDVARNVPDCFAGKLSYWVDRSRKVVLVQVPESGGPDYYVRLCLKWFTCEDVGAPVRVTANRVSQRVSLPYKQELSCLCLEGWPATPDAVRIQTCPFKDDTETLWDAVRYHPGSRALSWEPACPMSGRVSLCWRPGPGPQCLELEHSGRPAHSRVQYPLVDTQPQLCLKFSTSLGFPVRCPFEQPRFPGEPSAGREGGRLGPSQGGRSKEGPFLCLCKCLLVRGARRQGAGHLWGGVLGLTPAPRSLEDDRPAGTRSGPPPGGLLLAQPCPLPGVPVSPREDVAPRVPPSAPGHPHPCGRPRRGPCSGLCGHSRGPGLCTRHLHPGGPTSSSPPPSSCATSSALPPRGQQPETRCLTKKKQVPGPDCWDVVRGQLTPGHAKPLTVKARPQSRRWGGSHLAPNRGTHVPQLSRGLRLPGALGPCRGFRLKDLQPL
- the IL17REL gene encoding putative interleukin-17 receptor E-like isoform X3, whose amino-acid sequence is MSGSVLEALTLSTAMKCAPPDGCSLLLRVNASLTLREGLRGLEACSMSLDTQETQCQSVRVPRASRRLQVGQQLQVHFDCFEVSVAQSLYVTLRTVPHFCGVQLGQRYHVEDCADEDVARNVPDCFAGKLSYWVDRSRKVVLVQVPESGGPDYYVRLCLKWFTCEDVGAPVRVTANRVSQRVSLPYKQELSCLCLEGWPATPDAVRIQTCPFKDDTETLWDAVRYHPGSRALSWEPACPMSGRVSLCWRPGPGPQCLELEHSGRPAHSRVQYPLVDTQPQLCLKFSTSLGFPVRCPFEQPRFPGEPSAGREGGRLGPSQGGRSKEGPFLCLCKCLLVRGARRQGAGHLWGGVLGLTPAPRSLEDDRPAGTRSGPPPGGLLLAQPCPLPGVPVSPREDVAPRVPPSAPGHPHPCGRPRRGPCSGLCGHSRGPGLCTRHLHPGQEDRRPVLRPPAAVRPPVRCHPGDSSLRPGVSPRRSKCQGLIAGMW